The nucleotide sequence GGCGCGCTGGCTGCACGAGCAGACCGGCGCGCGCCACCTGAGCATGGCCGGCGGCGTCGCCTTGAACTGCGTGATGAACGCCCGCATCGCGGCGCAAGGCCCCTACGAGTCCGTGTGGGTCCAGCCGGCCGCGGGCGATGCCGGCACCTCGCTGGGCGCGGCGCTATGGGTGGACTACGAAAAGCGCGAATCGCCGGGACGCCACTGGACGATGCAGCACGCCTACCTGGGGCCCGAATACGGCGACGAGGAAATCGAGCGCCTGTTGGACCGTTCGCGCCTGGCCTACCGCCGCCTGGACAACGTGGCGGAAGAAGCGGCCGAGCTGCTGGCGCAGGAGAAGATCCTGGGCTGGTTCCAGGGCCGCATGGAATTCGGCCCGCGCGCCCTGGGCGCGCGCTCCATCCTGGCCTCGCCCCGCGATACCGCCATGCAGGCCAGGCTCAACGGACTGAAAGACCGCGAGGACTTCCGCCCCGTCGCGCCGGTGGTCATGGAGGAACGCGCGCACGAATGGTTCGACGCCCGCGGCGGCGCGGGCATCTGCGCCCCCTTCATGCTGTTCGTCTACGACGTCCTGCCGCATCGCGAACGGCAGATTCCCGCGGTGCGGCATATCGACGGCACCGCGCGCGTGCAGACGGTGCGGCGCGACCAGCATGCCCTGTACTACGACCTGCTGGCCGCCTTCGAGCGGCGCACCGGCGTGCCCGTGCTGGTGAACACCTCCTTCAACACGCGCGGCGAGCCGGTGGTCTGCACGCCCCGGGACGCGCTGGAGTCGTTCTGGACCTCGCCGCTGGACGCGCTGGTGATAGGCAGCTACGTGGTGGAAAAACCGGTCTGAGGCCCCGGCCGCATGGATACAGGTCCGCCGGACCGCGATGGAGAACAGGATGGTAGACAATGAGCGCTGAACACCTGCCCAAGGTATCGGTGGTGGTCCCCACCTACCGCCGCCCCGATCTGCTGGAACGCTGCCTGGGCGCGCTGCTGCGGCAGACGCTGCCCGCGAACGACTACGAGATCATCGTCTGCGACGACGGCCCCAGCGAGGCGGCCCGCCAGACCGTGCAAAAGACGATGCCGGTGGCGGGGGGACCGACTGTCCGCTATATCCCCGTGCACGATACCCAGGGCCCGGCCGGCGCGCGCAATGCCGGCTGGCGCGCCGCGCGGGCGCCGCTGATCGCCTTTACCGACGACGACACGGTGCCGGATCCGGCCTGGCTTGCGGCGGGGCTGGCGGCCTTCCGGCCGGATGCGGACGCGCTGTCCGGCCGCATCGTCATGCCGCTGCCGCCGGATCCCACCGACTACGAAAAGGACGCCAGCCGGCTGCAGGACGCCGAGTTCGCCACGGCCAATGTATTCGTCCGCCGCGCCGTGCTGGAACAGGTCGGCGGCTTCGACCCGCGCTTCCGCCTGGCCTGGCGAGAGGATTCCGACCTGCACTTCACCTTGCTCGAACACGGCATGCGCATCCTGCGCGCGCCGCAGGCCATCGTCGTGCACCCGGTGCGGCCCGCCGCCTTCGGCGCCGGCATCGGCATGCAGCGCAAAATCCTCTACGACACCCTGCTCTATAAAAAGCACCCGCGCCTGTACCGCGAGCGCATACGCCCGCATCCGCCCTGGTTCTACCTGTCCGTGACGGGGCTGCTGCTGCTGGCCTTTATCGCCGTCGGCGCGGGCTGGGCGCCCGTCGCGGCCGCCGCCGTGGCGGGCTGGCTGGCGCTGACCGGCTGGTTCAGCCTGAAGCGGCTGCGCGGCACGCGGCGCACCCTGGACCATATCGCCGAAACCGTGATGACGTCGGCGGCCATTCCCCCGGTGTCCATCTTCTGGCGCGTGGTGGGTTCGCTGCGCTACCGGGCGGGATTCCCATGATGGACGCACTCTGGCATCCCGCGCCGCGCCGCGTCGCGGTGTTCCGCGCCCTGCAACTGGGCGACATGCTGTGCGCGGTACCGGCGCTGCGGGCCTTGCGCCGCCACTGCCCGGACGCCCGCATCACGCTGGTCGGGCTGGAAAATGCCCGGCCTTTCGTGCAGCGCTTCCAGGCCTACATCGACGAACTCATGCCCTTTCCCGGCATCCCGGAATTCCCGGAGCAGCGCGCGCGGCCGCAGGCCCTGCCCGAGTTCTATCGCCAGGCGCGGGCGCGCCAGTTCGACCTGGCCCTGCAGATGCACGGCAGCGGCACGCGGTCGCTGCCCGTCGTCCAGGCCCTGGGCGCGCGGCGCCATGCCGGCTTCGTGCCGCGGCAGGACATGGCGCGCGCCGGCAGCCTGATGGCATGGCCCGACGATCTTCCGGAACCGCTGCGCTACACCGGGCTGATGCGTTTCCTGGGCGTACCGGTGCACAGCGACGCGCTGGAGCTGCCCCTGGGCGAAAGCGATATGGACGAGGCGCGCGCCATCGCGGCGGAATTCGCATTCGAGCCGGAGCGCACCCTGTTCATCCACCCCGGCGCGCGGCTGCGGTCGCGCCGCTGGCCGGCCGCGCGCTACGCGGAACTGGCGGCCATCCTGGCGCGGCGCGGCTGGCGCATCGCCGTCACCGGCAGCGGGGCCGAGCGTGCCCTGACGGCGGCGGTGGCGCAGGGCGCCGGCCAGGCCGCGATCGACCTGACCGACCGGACCTCCCTGGGCGGACTGGCGGCCTTGCTGGCGCGCGCCCCGCTGCTGGTCTGCAACGACACCGGCGTCTCGCACATCGCCGCGGCGGTCGGCACGCGCAGCGTCGTCGTGGCCTGCGGCAGCGATACGCATCGCTGGGCGCCGCTGGACGACCGGCGCCATACCGTCATCGCCGACTATCCGCCCTGCCGGCCCTGCTCGTACGAGGAATGTCCCATCGGCCATGTCTGCGCCTTGAACGTCTCCGTCGACCGGGTGCTGGCGGCCGTCCACGAGCAACTCGCGGGCGCCATCGCCGCGCCCGTCCGCGAATCCGGCCGTGACCCGGGCAGCGAAGTCGGTCGCGAACCCGAGGCACGCACCGGCGCGCCCCAACCTTCCACGCAGGAAAGGACTCTCCATGCCTAGTCCCAGCCCGACGCGCCCCTTGCGCATCCTGACCTGGCACGTCCATGGCAATTACCTGTATGCGCTGACGCGCGTGCCGCACGAGTTCGTCATTCCCGTGCGCGAAGGCAACCCGCCCGGCTATGGCGCGCTGGGCCATCGCATTCCATGGGGGAGCCGGGTACGCGAAATACCCGCCCAGGCCCTGCGCGACGCGGACTTCGATTGCATCGTCTACCAGTCGCGGCGCACCTACGAGGAACGCGAGCAGCTATTGACCCCGCGGCAACTGGCGTTGCCCTGCGCCTACATCGAACATGACCCGCCGATGCCGCATCCCACCGATACCGCGCACTGGTTCACCCACGAGCGCGGCATCCTGGTGCACGTGACGCACTACAACCGCGCGGCCTGGGACAACGGCGCGATGCGCACCGCCGTGATCGAGCATGGCGTGCCGGCGCCCGGGCGGGTGCCCGCGGCGTCGACGCTGCCGCGCGGCATCGCCGTCATCAACCACCTGAAGCGGCGTGGCCGCCGCATGGGAGCGGACCTGTTCGAGCAGGCCCGCGAGCAGGTGCCCCTGGACCTGATCGGCATGGACGCCGAGGCGATGGGCGGGCTGGGCGAGGTCTCCAACATGGAAGTGGCCGCCTTCGTGGCGCGCTACCGCTTTTTCTACAGCCCCATCCGCTACACCAGCCTGGGCCTGGCCCTGATCGAGGCCATGATGGCCGGCGTGCCGGTGGTGGGCTTCGCGGCCACCGAACTGGCCCGCGTCATCGTCAACGGCCGCAACGGCTATATCGATACCGACCCGGACCGCCTGATAGCGGTCATGAAAACCCTGATCGACGACCCGAGGCTGGCCGCGTCCTGGGGGGCGCAGGCAAGGAAAACCGCACTCGAGCGCTATGGCATGGACCGCTTCGTGGCGGATTGGACCCGCCTGTTCGACAGGCTCATGGGAGATGAACAATGACCCAGGCTTTTCCTCGTCCTTTGCGCGTGCTGGTGTCCGGCGGCGCCGGCTTCATCGGCTCGCACCTGTGCGCGCGGCTGCTCGGCAAAGGGCATACCGTGCTTTGCCTGGACAACTTCTACACCGGCCAGGTCCAGCACGTGGAGCCGCTGAAGGCCAACCCGCGCTTCACGCTGGTCACGCACGATGTGGTCGAGCCCTTCGATGCCGAGGTCGACCGCATCTATAACCTTGCCTGCCCGGCATCGCCCATCCACTACCAGACGCAGCCCGTGCACACGCTGCGCACCTGCGTGCTGGGCGCGATGAACATGCTGGAACTGGCGCGCAAGACGGGCGCGCGCATCCTGCAGGCGTCCACCAGCGAAGTCTATGGCGATCCCCAGGTGCATCCGCAGCGCGAAAGCTACTGGGGGCACGTCAACCCCATCGGGGTCAGGTCCTGCTACGACGAAGGCAAGCGCTGCGCGGAAACGCTGTTCCACGACTATGCCCGCGTGTATGGCGTCAAGATCAAGATCGCCCGCATCTTCAACACTTACGGCCCCAGCATGGCGCCGAACGACGGCCGCATCGTGTCCAACTTCATCCTGCAGGCGCTGCAAGGCCAGCCCATCACCATCTACGGCGACGGCAGCCAGACCCGCGCCTTCTGCTATGTGGACGACATGGTGGACGCGCTGGAGCGCCTGATGGAAAGCCCAGAGGACGTGACGGGGCCCATCAACCTGGGCAACCCGGAGGAGCTGACGGTGCTGGACATCGCGCAGCGCATCCAGCGCCTTGCCGGCACCCGCGTCCCGCTGGTGTTCCAGCCGCTGCCCCCCGACGACCCCACGCAGCGATGTCCCGATATCGGCCTGGCGGCGCGCGAACTGGGATGGGCGCCGCGCGTCCCGGTGGACGACGGGCTGCGCCATACTATCCGCTACTTCAGCCAGTTCGTGAACGCCGACATCGTGCGCGCGCCGGCGCGCGCCGATGTGCCGCTCTGAGTCCCCGGGGGCGTGGAAACGCTTGCCGCCCCGCTCGCCGGCCAGGAGACCAAGGTGCGATTCATCGAAGATCCGGGCGTGATCGCCGCGGTGTCGCCGCATATGGACGATGCGGTCGCCGGCTGCGGCGCCCTGCTGGCCGCGATGCCCGGCAGTACCGTCATCACGGTATTCGCCGGCATCCCCGACGCCGCGCTGCCTGTCACGGAGTGGGATCGCCGCTGCGGCTTCGGCGACGGCCAGTCCGCCATGAAATGGCGCGCCGGCGAAGACGACAAGGCCCTGCACCTGCTCAAGGCCCAGGCGGTGCGGCTGCCCTTCCTGGACGACCAGTACGTGCGTGCCATGGGGCTTGCCAGCCCCAAGATCGAGAAAATCGCGCACGCGCTGCAAGGTGCCCTGGATAAGGCCGGCGCGCGTACGGTGCTCTTCCCGCTCGGTCTTTTCCACGGCGACCACTTCCTGGCCTCCGACGCCTGCCTGCGTCTTTTCGCCGCCATGCCGGACCGCACCTGGATCGCCTACGAGGACGCTCTTTATCGCGCCAAACCCGGCCTGCTGCAGGCGCGCCTGGTGCAGTTCTATACCCGCGGCATTTCGCTTACCCCAGTGGGCTTCCGCGCCGCGAATGCCCATCGCAAGGCCACCGCCATGTCCGCCTACGGCAGCCAGATGGCGGAGCTCGGCCTGAGCGCGGGCAGCCAGGGCGATACGGCCGAACCCGAGCGCTATTGGCTGTTGAGCGAATCCGTGAAGCAGGCGCCCAGGGATGGCGCGACCGCCCCATGACCACGGCCGCCCCACGCGTGTCCATCGTCGTGCTGACCTACAACCGCCGCCAGGAGGTGCTGGGCAACCTGGCACGCCTGCATCGCGACCATCCCGGCGTGCCTATCATTGTGGTGGACAACGGGTCGGCGGACGGTACCGCCGAGGCGGTCGCCGCGGCGTTCCCCGCGCTCACGCTGATACGCGCGCCCGGCAATCTCGGGGCGGCCGGCCGTAATCTGGGCGTGGCCGCCGCCGCCACGCCCTATGTCGCCTTTTGCGATGACGACACGTGCTGGGAAAGCGGCGCCCTGGAACAGGCCGAACGCCTGCTGGATGCCGCGCCGCGCGCCGGCGTGATCAACGCCTGCGTGCTGGTAGGGCCCACCGGCAGGGTGGACTCCACCTGCGACATCATGGCCCGCAGCCCCCTGGGCCCCGGTCCCGCCGGCACCATGCGCCTGCTCGGTTTCATGGCGGGCGCCTGCGTCATGCGCCGCGCCGCCTTCCTGCAGGCGGGCGGCTATGAGCCGCGCTTCTTCATCGGCGGCGAGGAAACCGTCCTGGCCCTGGACCTGGCGACGCTGGGATGGGAAATGCTGTATGCCGGCCGCGTCCGCACCTGGCATCTTCCTTCGCCGCAGCGCGACCGGCCCCGCCGCGTGCACCTGCTCAGCCGCAATGCCATCTGGGCCGCCTGGCTGCGCCTGCCGGCGCGCTCGGCCATCGCGGAGACGCTGTCGGTGCTGGGCACCGCCGCGCGCCGCGGCGCCGCCACCCGCGTGGCGCTATCGGCACTGGCCGGCGCGGCCTGGGTCGCGCGCCACCGGCGGCGTATTCCCGACCACGTCGAGCACTGGCGCCAGCTGGTCGCCATCGGTCCCGCGCCGGGCGCGGCGACGCAGCCGTCCGCGACGCCGGGCGACGTTTCCAGCCCGTAGGACAGACCATACTCATCCTTGATGCGCATTTCTGCAAAGCCGGCGCGCGGCGGCCCGCAGGCTGGCGCGGACGGGGCGGGCACGGTGCCTGCGTGCGGGCAACCAATAAACCGGCCGGAATGACCGGCCTGCCCAGGAGATCGCCATGACCCGGGACGACAAATCCCCCCGCCAACCCGATCCGCGCCCCGCCACCGACCATAGCGGCGAGCCGCAGGCGCATCGCGTTTTACGGCCGGATACAGAAAGGCCGAAGGAAGCCCATCCGCGCTCCCTGCAGAATCGCCCGCTGGACCCTAACTCCGCGGCGGAAAAGCGTTTTCCTCCCGGGGTCGATGCCGCCGACGTCTTCGATCCAGGGCGCCAGACCCCCGGCGCACCCCCGGTGGACAACCGCTCGGGGCGGAAAAACTAGCCGCCGGCCGTGCGCCGGGCACGCTGCTTGCTAAGTTGCGGCGCCGCGCCATTGCGGCATTCCCGTGGACAAGGAGAACTGTATGAATAAGGCGGAAATCCCTCTCGCGCAGCGCGACGCCCTGACCCTGATGCTGGATGAGCACTGCACGGTCAAGAAGCTCTTCAAGGACTTCGGGAAGACGGCCGACCCGGAGATCCGCGAAGCCATCGCCCACGAAGCCTGCATGACGCTGACCGTCCTGGCGCAGATCGAGGAAGAGCTCTTCTATCCCTTCCTGCGTGCCCAGAACCCGGTCGCCTTCGGCCGCCTGCTGGACAAGGCGGTGGTCGAACATGGCGTCGCGCGCAACCTGATCGCGCAGATCCAGGGCATGACCAGCGAGGACCCGCTCTTCCACGCCCGCGTCGCGGTGCTGGGAGAGTACATCGGCCATCACATCGAAGAAGAGGAAGGCGAGCTCTTTCCCAAGCTGGTCGTGCTGAATGTGGACCTGCGCGACATCGCCAGGAAGATGCAGCAGCGCAAGGAAGAAATCGCCACGGTGGCGCATCTGGCGTGACACCGGAATACCGGTGGGGATCGGATTGAAATGAAAATCCTGACGAAGGAAACCTCCGGGAGCCGGGCCACGCTCTGGCTGGCGCCGACCATGCAGGGAGGTTTCCGCTGGGAAGTCGAAGTCGTCGATACGGGTAAGACGGCGGTGCCCCAGGTCATTCAATCCCAGTTCGTTTTCCGCACGCCCACCGACGCCGCGCTGGACGGCATACGCGCCCTGGAAGAGCTGGCCGTACCGCCATGACGGTCGCCCGGCCCTTCGGGCTCGAGCGCAAGGGCCGGCCGGGAGCCGGCGGCCCTCGCCACCTGGAACGGAAGCCACGCGCCGCCTTGTGCGGCGCGCTTCTTTTGGGGGCCCGGCCCGTGGGCCGGGAGGTGCCCGCGCCGCGCTTATGGTTCGTGGTCCGGCGTTGGCGGTCCGGCGTTGGCGGTTCGTGGATCGTGGTCCGCTGGCCGGTACGGGCGCGGGCTCGCCGGCGGATTCATTGCGTGGGTGCGCCCTTGTCGCCCGGCAATAGCGTGGGCGGCGCATTCCGGGAGGCGGGCGATACCGTGCCCGGCGCGCCCGCCCCGCTGGACGAGGGGCTTTCGTCCGGGCTGGCCTTGCCGCTGGCGGCCAGCGTCTTGGCCAGGGCCAGCCCCGCGTCCAGATGCGCTTTCAGCGTGGGCAACTGCTGCTGCGCGTAGGCCTTGACCTCCGGATCGACGGCATGCTCGGCGGCGTCCACGAATAACTGGACGGCGTCCTGGTGGGCGGCGATGGCGACGTCGCCGGCATATTCGCGGTCGAACGGCGCGCCCGTTTCGGCCTGCAGGGCCTTGAGGATGCGCATCTGCGTGGGCGACGGATCGGCGGGCAGGGCCACGTTCCCGGCCTTGGCCAGCGCCTTCAGTTCGCGCGCCATTTCCGTGTGCGCCTCGATCATCTTGCGCGCATAGCCCTTCACTTCATCGTGTTCCGCATTGCGCAGCGCCAGCTGGCTGGCCTCGATTTCAAAGGCGCCGGCCTGCGCGGCCTGTTCCAGGAAGCGCGCGTCGCGGCGATCGGCTTCCTGCCCATGGACGGCGGCGGCGATGCCCAAAAGCAGTATCCCTATTGCCGCCCGTATTGGATATCCTGCACGTACCGGGTATTTCACGGCGATCTCCTGTGCGCGAAATATGCACCGCGCCGCAACCGCTGTACCCATCCATGGCGCGACACCGGTGAATGATCGTTGAAATGTCCGCATCGGATGTGGCCGCCCCGGCGTCCATATGCGATGAAAACCCGCTACAACTCCCGATCCCGCAAAACGGGGATACAAGTGAGGAGGACTGGGTGCAGGACACCGTGCAAATTTATGTGGGCTGCGATCCCAACAACGGCGATCTCGAGCAGATGATGGTGCTGGACTACAGCGTGCGCAAGCATGCGTCGCTGCCCGTCAGGATCCATTGGATGCGGCTGAACGCCGATGCGGACAGCCCGTGGTACTGCGATCCGGACACCGGCGGCGGCTGGCGCACCGAAACCTGGTCCACGCCATTTTCCGCCCTGCGCTGGAGCCTGCCGGCCTGCCGCGACTACCGCGGCCGCGCCCTGTACATGGACGCCGATATGCTGGTGCTGGAGGACATCGCCCCGATATGGACGCAGCCGCTGCGCGACGGCGCGGTCATGGCCGCGCGCCGGGACGGCGACGAATGGCTGTACTGCGTCACGCTATGGGACTGCGAGGCCGCGCGCCGCCATCTGCCGCCGCTGCACGAAATGCGGTCGGATCCCAAGGCCCACAGCCGTCTCAAGCGCTACTTCGCGCGCCATCCGCGCCTGGTGCAGCCGCTGGACCCGCGCTACAACTGCATCGACGGCGAGGGCCGGCCCGCCGCCGAGATCGGCATCCTGCATTACTCGGACATGAGCACGCAGTTCAGCCATCGCCACGCCATCCCGCGCCGGCAGGCCGAGGGCGGGCAGCACTGGTACGACGGCCCCGTGCGCAGGCATCCGCGCACGGACCTCGCGGCCTTGTTCGACCGCTACTACCAGGAAGCGCTGGACGCCGGCTATCGCCCCGAAGCCTACCGGGCCGCACCCTTCGGCCCCTTGCCCAAGGCCACGCAGCGCGATTACCCCGGCAATGTGCGGCGGACGCGGCGGGGCTGGATGCGGCGCCTGTTCGGGCAGCTGGGACCGTCCCGCAAAGCCTGAGCGGCAGGCCCCTCAGGCGAACAGCTGGCGCGCCTGCTTCAGCAATTCGCTTTTCTGCAGCATGCCCACCACCCTGCGGCCGTCGCGGTCGCTCAGCACCGGCGTGCGTTCGGCGGGCGACTCCACCACGGTCTGCCAGACGTCCAGCAGGCGCTGATCGGCATACACGACGGGAAAATCGGTGGTGGCCATGCGCGCCAGCGTGGTGTCCGCGCCCTCGCCCGCATTGACGCGCGCCATCAGGTCGTTCACCCATACCGCGCCCACGAAGCGCTGGGCGTCGTCGACCAGGAACACGAAGCGGTTGCGCTGCTTCAGGCCGACCTGCAAGGCGTCCTGCAGCGTCGCGGACAGCGGCGCCAGCAGGCCGATGGGCCGCATCACCGCCGCGGCGGTCGCATCCGCGAGCAGGCTGCGCCGTTCGTCGCGGGCGCGGTGCCGCGCGATCACTTCATAGGTACCGGTCAGGCGGAACAGCATAGACACCGCATAGGCCGCCACCGTAGCGATCATCAGCGGGAAGACGAACGACGGCTCGCTGGTCATCTCGAAGACCATCAGCGTCGACATCAAGGGCGCCTGCGTGGTCGCGGCCAGGGACGCCGCCATGCCCAGGACGCCGAACAGCACGGCGGCGTCCTGCAGCCCGAAGGCCTGCGCCGCAAGCGGCGCGCAGGCCACGCCGGTCAGGGCGCCGATCAGCAGCGACGGCGTGAACAGCCCGCCGATGGCGCCCGAACCCACCGTGGCCGCGGTCGCCAGCACCTTCAGCAGCAGCAACAGGAATAGCGGCGTGACCAGCGGACTGCCTTCCAGCAGGCGGGCGACGGGCGCGAAGCCGTTGCCCGTCACGTCCGGCGCCGCCAGCGTGATCACGCCGACGATCAGGCCGCCCACGCTCATGCGCAACACCAGGGACGAGAACGCCGTGGCGAACCACTTCCTTGCCAGCCGGGTGCTCCATAGGAACGCGGATCCCACCACGCCGGCAGCCAGGCCCAGGGCCACCACGGCCAGCACGCTCTTGCCGGTCACGTCGAAGGCATACGCGGGCAAGTCGTACAGCGGGTTGAACTGCCCGATGACGCTGGTTATCCAGGTCGATGCGACGGCGGCGGTGAACAGGTAGCCGATGCGCCGCAGCTCCAGCGAGCCGAAGGCGATTTCGGCGACGAAGACCGCCGCCGCGAGCGGCGTGTGATACACCGCCGTCAGGCCGCCCGTGGCGGCCATCGCCACCGCCAGGCGGAAATCCGCGCCGCGCACCGCGGGCAGCAAACGCGCGCAGAACACCGAGCCGGCGGTGGCGGACAGCTGCACCATGGCGCCTTCCTTGCCGATGGAACCGCCCGACACGATGGAGAAGAACGAAGACACGCAGCGCAGCACGGACGGCAGCACGGGAATGCGCGCCATTCTGCCGTCTATGGTTTCCAGGTATTCGGACACCACGCCCTGCTGCTTTTCCTGGCGCTGGGCGCGCGCCAGCAATAGCGCGGCGATGGCGCCGCCTATCGTGGGAAAGGCGATGCGCGCGTACCAGGGCAGGCCGGCGAACACTTCGGTGATGTCGGCGTCGGTGCCGAACAGCCGTGCCGACGCATGTTCCAGGGCCCAGCGAAACACATGCGCGGCCAGCGCGCCCAGTATGCCCATCGCGACGGCCAGGACGATGCCGCGCAGGTAGTCGGGCACGGTCCGCCCTTCCTTGTCCACCTTATCCAGGAAGCGTGCCTGCATGTCTCTCGTCCTTTTCAATGGCGCCGCGCAT is from Bordetella bronchialis and encodes:
- a CDS encoding glycosyltransferase family 2 protein, coding for MSAEHLPKVSVVVPTYRRPDLLERCLGALLRQTLPANDYEIIVCDDGPSEAARQTVQKTMPVAGGPTVRYIPVHDTQGPAGARNAGWRAARAPLIAFTDDDTVPDPAWLAAGLAAFRPDADALSGRIVMPLPPDPTDYEKDASRLQDAEFATANVFVRRAVLEQVGGFDPRFRLAWREDSDLHFTLLEHGMRILRAPQAIVVHPVRPAAFGAGIGMQRKILYDTLLYKKHPRLYRERIRPHPPWFYLSVTGLLLLAFIAVGAGWAPVAAAAVAGWLALTGWFSLKRLRGTRRTLDHIAETVMTSAAIPPVSIFWRVVGSLRYRAGFP
- a CDS encoding glycosyltransferase family 9 protein, giving the protein MMDALWHPAPRRVAVFRALQLGDMLCAVPALRALRRHCPDARITLVGLENARPFVQRFQAYIDELMPFPGIPEFPEQRARPQALPEFYRQARARQFDLALQMHGSGTRSLPVVQALGARRHAGFVPRQDMARAGSLMAWPDDLPEPLRYTGLMRFLGVPVHSDALELPLGESDMDEARAIAAEFAFEPERTLFIHPGARLRSRRWPAARYAELAAILARRGWRIAVTGSGAERALTAAVAQGAGQAAIDLTDRTSLGGLAALLARAPLLVCNDTGVSHIAAAVGTRSVVVACGSDTHRWAPLDDRRHTVIADYPPCRPCSYEECPIGHVCALNVSVDRVLAAVHEQLAGAIAAPVRESGRDPGSEVGREPEARTGAPQPSTQERTLHA
- a CDS encoding glycosyltransferase family 4 protein — its product is MPSPSPTRPLRILTWHVHGNYLYALTRVPHEFVIPVREGNPPGYGALGHRIPWGSRVREIPAQALRDADFDCIVYQSRRTYEEREQLLTPRQLALPCAYIEHDPPMPHPTDTAHWFTHERGILVHVTHYNRAAWDNGAMRTAVIEHGVPAPGRVPAASTLPRGIAVINHLKRRGRRMGADLFEQAREQVPLDLIGMDAEAMGGLGEVSNMEVAAFVARYRFFYSPIRYTSLGLALIEAMMAGVPVVGFAATELARVIVNGRNGYIDTDPDRLIAVMKTLIDDPRLAASWGAQARKTALERYGMDRFVADWTRLFDRLMGDEQ
- a CDS encoding UDP-glucuronic acid decarboxylase family protein; translated protein: MTQAFPRPLRVLVSGGAGFIGSHLCARLLGKGHTVLCLDNFYTGQVQHVEPLKANPRFTLVTHDVVEPFDAEVDRIYNLACPASPIHYQTQPVHTLRTCVLGAMNMLELARKTGARILQASTSEVYGDPQVHPQRESYWGHVNPIGVRSCYDEGKRCAETLFHDYARVYGVKIKIARIFNTYGPSMAPNDGRIVSNFILQALQGQPITIYGDGSQTRAFCYVDDMVDALERLMESPEDVTGPINLGNPEELTVLDIAQRIQRLAGTRVPLVFQPLPPDDPTQRCPDIGLAARELGWAPRVPVDDGLRHTIRYFSQFVNADIVRAPARADVPL
- a CDS encoding PIG-L family deacetylase, whose product is MRFIEDPGVIAAVSPHMDDAVAGCGALLAAMPGSTVITVFAGIPDAALPVTEWDRRCGFGDGQSAMKWRAGEDDKALHLLKAQAVRLPFLDDQYVRAMGLASPKIEKIAHALQGALDKAGARTVLFPLGLFHGDHFLASDACLRLFAAMPDRTWIAYEDALYRAKPGLLQARLVQFYTRGISLTPVGFRAANAHRKATAMSAYGSQMAELGLSAGSQGDTAEPERYWLLSESVKQAPRDGATAP
- a CDS encoding glycosyltransferase family 2 protein translates to MTTAAPRVSIVVLTYNRRQEVLGNLARLHRDHPGVPIIVVDNGSADGTAEAVAAAFPALTLIRAPGNLGAAGRNLGVAAAATPYVAFCDDDTCWESGALEQAERLLDAAPRAGVINACVLVGPTGRVDSTCDIMARSPLGPGPAGTMRLLGFMAGACVMRRAAFLQAGGYEPRFFIGGEETVLALDLATLGWEMLYAGRVRTWHLPSPQRDRPRRVHLLSRNAIWAAWLRLPARSAIAETLSVLGTAARRGAATRVALSALAGAAWVARHRRRIPDHVEHWRQLVAIGPAPGAATQPSATPGDVSSP
- a CDS encoding hemerythrin domain-containing protein is translated as MNKAEIPLAQRDALTLMLDEHCTVKKLFKDFGKTADPEIREAIAHEACMTLTVLAQIEEELFYPFLRAQNPVAFGRLLDKAVVEHGVARNLIAQIQGMTSEDPLFHARVAVLGEYIGHHIEEEEGELFPKLVVLNVDLRDIARKMQQRKEEIATVAHLA
- a CDS encoding DUF4142 domain-containing protein → MGIAAAVHGQEADRRDARFLEQAAQAGAFEIEASQLALRNAEHDEVKGYARKMIEAHTEMARELKALAKAGNVALPADPSPTQMRILKALQAETGAPFDREYAGDVAIAAHQDAVQLFVDAAEHAVDPEVKAYAQQQLPTLKAHLDAGLALAKTLAASGKASPDESPSSSGAGAPGTVSPASRNAPPTLLPGDKGAPTQ
- a CDS encoding glycosyl transferase, translated to MQDTVQIYVGCDPNNGDLEQMMVLDYSVRKHASLPVRIHWMRLNADADSPWYCDPDTGGGWRTETWSTPFSALRWSLPACRDYRGRALYMDADMLVLEDIAPIWTQPLRDGAVMAARRDGDEWLYCVTLWDCEAARRHLPPLHEMRSDPKAHSRLKRYFARHPRLVQPLDPRYNCIDGEGRPAAEIGILHYSDMSTQFSHRHAIPRRQAEGGQHWYDGPVRRHPRTDLAALFDRYYQEALDAGYRPEAYRAAPFGPLPKATQRDYPGNVRRTRRGWMRRLFGQLGPSRKA
- a CDS encoding chloride channel protein codes for the protein MQARFLDKVDKEGRTVPDYLRGIVLAVAMGILGALAAHVFRWALEHASARLFGTDADITEVFAGLPWYARIAFPTIGGAIAALLLARAQRQEKQQGVVSEYLETIDGRMARIPVLPSVLRCVSSFFSIVSGGSIGKEGAMVQLSATAGSVFCARLLPAVRGADFRLAVAMAATGGLTAVYHTPLAAAVFVAEIAFGSLELRRIGYLFTAAVASTWITSVIGQFNPLYDLPAYAFDVTGKSVLAVVALGLAAGVVGSAFLWSTRLARKWFATAFSSLVLRMSVGGLIVGVITLAAPDVTGNGFAPVARLLEGSPLVTPLFLLLLLKVLATAATVGSGAIGGLFTPSLLIGALTGVACAPLAAQAFGLQDAAVLFGVLGMAASLAATTQAPLMSTLMVFEMTSEPSFVFPLMIATVAAYAVSMLFRLTGTYEVIARHRARDERRSLLADATAAAVMRPIGLLAPLSATLQDALQVGLKQRNRFVFLVDDAQRFVGAVWVNDLMARVNAGEGADTTLARMATTDFPVVYADQRLLDVWQTVVESPAERTPVLSDRDGRRVVGMLQKSELLKQARQLFA